From a region of the Cucumis sativus cultivar 9930 chromosome 6, Cucumber_9930_V3, whole genome shotgun sequence genome:
- the LOC101206477 gene encoding photosystem II 22 kDa protein, chloroplastic — protein MAAQTMLLTSGVCVGHGVCLKRELSLRPNYTQFTRLFFNPLPSHSVSLPPRGFTTLAVFKSRTKAPPKKVEKPKQKVEDGIFGTSGGIGFTKQNELFVGRVAMIGFAASILGEAITGKGILAQLNLETGIPIYEAEPLLLFFILFTLLGAIGALGDRGKFIDDPEPATGLERAVIPPGKSFRSALGLKEGGPLFGFTKANELFVGRLAQLGFAFSLIGEIITGKGALAQLNIETGVPINEIEPLVLLNVVFFFIAAVNPGTGKFVTDEEDDE, from the exons ATGGCGGCTCAAACCATGCTCCTCACTTCTGGTGTGTGCGTCGGCCATGGTGTGTGTCTCAAAAGAGAATTGAGCCTTAGACCTAACTACACCCAATTCACTCGTCTTTTTTTCAACCCTCTGCCGTCCCACTCTGTTTCTTTGCCGCCGCGTGGCTTCACCACTCTTGCTGTGTTTAAGTCTAGAACTAAAGCCCCGCCCAAGAAg gttgAGAAGCCGAAGCAGAAGGTTGAAGATGGAATTTTTGGGACTTCTGGTGGCATTGGTTTTACTAAGCAGAATGAACTCTTCGTCGGCCGTGTTGCCATGATCGGCTTTGCT GCATCAATTCTAGGAGAAGCGATCACCGGAAAGGGAATTCTAGCACAACTCAACTTAGAAACTGGAATTCCCATTTACGAGGCCGAgcctcttcttctcttcttcatcttaTTCACTCTTCTCGGAGCCATCGGAGCCCTAGGAGACCGTGGAAAATTCATCGACGATCCTGAACCCGCCACTGGATTGGAACGCGCCGTCATTCCTCCCGGGAAGAGCTTCAGATCCGCCTTAGGTCTCAAAGAAGGAg GTCCGTTGTTCGGATTCACCAAGGCCAATGAGCTGTTCGTCGGAAGATTGGCGCAGCTAGGGTTTGCGTTCTCGTTGATCGGAGAAATTATTACTGGAAAGGGAGCTTTGGCGCAATTGAACATCGAGACGGGAGTGCCGATCAATGAGATTGAGCCTCTGGTTTTATTGAATGTTGTGTTCTTCTTCATTGCGGCAGTGAATCCTGGAACTGGTAAATTCGTGAcggatgaagaagatgatgaatga